The Saccharomonospora glauca K62 genome has a segment encoding these proteins:
- a CDS encoding amidohydrolase family protein → MSVPTVQGIEVIDFHLHFRIEHDPATRDLSGGQFACSDHDEEAQRRRAELVAAQSAKWRRAWDFPDPQPSDERTWQEEADLWLDELDRYGIAHATFVTGCGDDRVAELVARNPQRFSGMANLRDLTEPGAADRLRRAVTELGLRGLKLFAPLLPHRIDDPGAEEVWRVAAEHGIPVLIHFGHCGSSGGIAHNAHIEPAWLEPVAKRFPGIPFVIPHFGVQHVQQVLFLAWACPNVHVDTSGSNQWVRWMPYKLTLEDLFRRCYETIGPDRIVFGSDSSWFPRGYCYRYLADQLRVCHEMGMPETDIAKIFGGNAARLLRLPRQGRS, encoded by the coding sequence ATGAGCGTCCCCACGGTGCAGGGGATCGAAGTGATCGACTTCCACCTGCACTTCCGTATCGAGCACGACCCGGCGACCCGTGATCTCTCCGGAGGTCAGTTCGCCTGCTCCGACCATGACGAGGAGGCCCAACGCCGACGCGCGGAGCTCGTGGCCGCGCAGTCGGCGAAGTGGCGGCGGGCGTGGGACTTCCCCGACCCGCAGCCCTCGGACGAGCGCACCTGGCAGGAGGAGGCCGATCTCTGGCTCGACGAGCTCGACCGGTACGGCATCGCCCACGCCACGTTCGTCACCGGGTGCGGCGACGACCGGGTGGCCGAGCTCGTGGCCCGGAACCCGCAGCGGTTCTCCGGCATGGCTAACCTGCGTGACCTGACCGAACCGGGTGCCGCGGACCGGCTTCGGCGCGCTGTCACCGAACTCGGGCTGCGCGGGTTGAAGTTGTTCGCTCCCCTGCTGCCGCACCGGATCGACGATCCGGGCGCCGAGGAGGTGTGGCGGGTCGCGGCCGAACACGGCATTCCCGTTCTCATCCACTTCGGACACTGTGGTTCCAGCGGTGGCATCGCGCACAACGCGCACATCGAGCCCGCGTGGCTGGAACCGGTGGCCAAACGGTTCCCCGGAATCCCGTTCGTGATCCCGCACTTCGGGGTCCAGCACGTGCAGCAGGTGCTGTTCCTCGCCTGGGCGTGTCCCAACGTGCACGTGGACACCTCCGGTTCCAACCAGTGGGTGCGCTGGATGCCGTACAAGTTGACGCTGGAGGACCTGTTCCGGCGTTGCTACGAGACGATCGGCCCCGACCGGATCGTGTTCGGCAGCGACTCGTCGTGGTTCCCGCGCGGCTACTGCTATCGCTACCTCGCCGACCAACTGCGGGTCTGCCACGAGATGGGCATGCCCGAGACGGACATCGCGAAGATCTTCGGGGGCAACGCCGCCCGCCTGCTCCGACTCCCCCGACAAGGACGCTCATGA
- a CDS encoding carbohydrate kinase family protein: MPEGPHAERITVVGNVNLDVVVAGVAELPPPGTERIVPSIAVRPGGSAANTAVTLANLGRNTVLVGRVGDDGTARLLDEELNLPGLHAHLVRAPGESTSVTVAAEAPGHDRAFLSALGALADMDSSAVPSDALASRYLLLSGYFLLPVMRGERARELFSSARRAGARTALDTGWDPGDWSADTRTEVLRLLECVDVFLPNSDEVCALADDSDVDSAARTVAASSGTTVVAKCGSRGALVVTPDGSVTECPTPRVRVQDSTGAGDAFNAGLLHRLADGASLVEAAGYGVRVAATVISRPSHDRRFSPADVLPEQRDEVVSR; this comes from the coding sequence GTGCCGGAAGGTCCTCACGCGGAGCGCATCACCGTCGTCGGCAACGTCAACCTCGACGTCGTCGTGGCCGGGGTGGCCGAGCTCCCACCGCCCGGAACGGAGCGGATCGTGCCCTCGATCGCCGTGCGGCCGGGGGGTTCCGCGGCCAACACCGCCGTCACCCTGGCCAACCTCGGGCGAAACACCGTGCTGGTGGGTCGCGTCGGCGACGACGGCACGGCCCGCCTGCTGGACGAGGAACTGAACCTTCCCGGACTGCACGCCCACCTGGTGCGCGCGCCCGGTGAGTCGACCTCGGTGACGGTCGCGGCGGAGGCCCCCGGACACGATCGCGCGTTCCTGTCCGCGCTCGGCGCGCTGGCCGACATGGACTCCTCCGCCGTGCCCTCGGACGCGCTGGCCTCCCGGTATCTGCTGCTGTCGGGTTACTTCCTCCTTCCCGTCATGCGGGGCGAGCGCGCGCGGGAGCTGTTCTCCTCGGCACGCCGGGCCGGGGCCCGTACCGCGCTGGACACGGGATGGGACCCCGGCGACTGGTCGGCGGACACCCGCACCGAGGTGCTGCGTCTTTTGGAGTGCGTGGACGTCTTCCTGCCGAACTCCGACGAGGTGTGCGCGTTGGCCGACGACTCCGACGTGGACTCCGCCGCGCGCACGGTGGCCGCGAGCAGCGGGACGACGGTGGTCGCCAAGTGCGGTTCCCGTGGCGCGCTCGTGGTGACCCCGGACGGGTCGGTCACCGAGTGTCCGACCCCGCGGGTACGGGTGCAGGACTCCACGGGTGCCGGGGACGCGTTCAACGCGGGCCTGCTGCACCGGCTCGCCGACGGGGCGTCCCTCGTCGAGGCGGCCGGCTACGGGGTCCGGGTCGCGGCCACCGTGATCAGCCGTCCCTCGCACGACCGCCGGTTCTCACCGGCCGACGTCCTGCCCGAGCAACGCGACGAGGTGGTGTCACGATGA
- a CDS encoding lyase family protein, with protein MPQLSTYWQNHLRVAFEESAPQLYRPMLTASLAHVVMLAEQGLLPGERARALLTGLRELLAAPDDRLEFDGSVEDVYYLVEQRLAAAAGIQRSELDVQLARSRNDLDAGVFRMVLRENVLEQARMACAAAEAAATRAEEHADVLIIGYTHRRPAQPTTLGHVLAGYGEALLSQADELLSVYDELNVSPLGSCAFAGTDLPIAPDRLTELLGFRETFTSSYEAVAGAEHLVRTAAVQARILATGARMARTMLDWMTFRWIVTPDSYCQGSSIMPQKKNPVVLEHMCSMAGAAAADLAATMNNVGAAWYEDSNNATTDVQQHLWRAGDRSVRFLTLMHGLLTEIAPLEPPTPEEVVATGATTTAVAEALAAAGLPWRGAHSVVGALVRQAPPVEWTTELVAKAITEAGLGEADDAVVASALAAGLRPQRVLDRPQPGGPGTEAVRRTAQRVAERVDALTREFDSRRAELRRAEDALTSAVDAVLAGDRR; from the coding sequence ATGCCCCAGCTGTCCACGTACTGGCAGAACCATCTCAGGGTCGCCTTCGAGGAGTCGGCGCCCCAGCTCTACCGCCCCATGCTGACGGCCAGCCTCGCGCACGTCGTGATGCTCGCCGAGCAGGGTCTGCTGCCCGGTGAGCGCGCTCGGGCGCTGCTCACCGGGTTGCGCGAGCTGCTCGCGGCCCCCGACGACCGACTCGAGTTCGACGGCAGCGTGGAGGACGTCTACTACCTCGTCGAGCAGCGACTCGCCGCGGCCGCGGGCATCCAGCGCTCCGAACTGGACGTGCAACTCGCCCGCTCCCGCAACGACCTCGACGCCGGGGTCTTCCGCATGGTGCTGCGCGAGAACGTGCTCGAACAGGCGCGCATGGCGTGCGCGGCCGCCGAGGCCGCCGCGACGCGGGCGGAGGAGCACGCGGACGTGCTCATCATCGGCTACACCCACCGCAGGCCCGCGCAGCCCACCACGCTGGGCCACGTCCTGGCGGGGTACGGCGAGGCGCTGCTCAGCCAGGCCGACGAGCTGCTGTCCGTCTACGACGAGCTCAACGTCTCGCCGCTCGGGTCGTGCGCGTTCGCGGGCACCGACCTGCCGATCGCACCCGACCGGCTCACGGAGCTGCTCGGGTTCCGCGAGACCTTCACCTCGTCCTACGAGGCGGTGGCGGGCGCCGAACACCTCGTGCGGACCGCCGCGGTGCAGGCCCGCATCCTGGCGACCGGGGCTCGGATGGCCCGCACCATGCTGGACTGGATGACGTTCCGCTGGATCGTCACGCCCGACTCCTACTGCCAGGGCTCCAGCATCATGCCGCAGAAGAAGAACCCGGTGGTGCTCGAGCACATGTGCTCGATGGCCGGTGCCGCCGCGGCCGACCTGGCCGCGACGATGAACAACGTCGGCGCCGCCTGGTACGAGGACTCGAACAACGCCACCACCGACGTGCAGCAGCACCTGTGGCGTGCCGGGGACCGCTCGGTGCGCTTCCTCACCCTGATGCACGGGCTGCTGACGGAGATCGCTCCCCTGGAACCGCCGACCCCGGAGGAGGTGGTGGCCACGGGCGCCACCACGACGGCCGTCGCCGAGGCGCTCGCCGCGGCGGGCCTTCCCTGGCGCGGCGCGCACTCCGTCGTCGGCGCGCTCGTGCGGCAGGCTCCCCCGGTGGAATGGACCACGGAGCTGGTGGCGAAGGCGATCACCGAGGCGGGCCTCGGCGAGGCCGACGACGCCGTCGTGGCGTCCGCGCTCGCCGCCGGGTTGCGTCCACAGCGGGTGCTGGACCGCCCACAGCCGGGAGGTCCGGGGACGGAGGCGGTGCGGCGCACGGCGCAGCGGGTCGCCGAGCGCGTGGACGCGCTCACTCGCGAGTTCGACTCCCGCCGGGCCGAGCTGCGGCGGGCCGAGGACGCGTTGACCTCCGCGGTCGACGCCGTGCTCGCCGGGGATCGGAGGTGA
- a CDS encoding ABC transporter permease, whose translation MSAPTTTRPIDDRAAAPPAASGRRKLFSPESDRFVYVLALPVVAVLLFFVVIPMATTAATSADGDGFAANYGSLFGGASGRALLLSVVTSLASVVFCGVIGTLLAVLLHRFDFPGRRLLSVFAILPMALPPLIGAVSFVLLYSETGIVPRSLNELFGIAPSTTSVGGVAGVILVHAFTMYPYFYLSVSAALAGMDGSLEEAATNLGASRARVWRTVLLPMLTPALVSGALLTFMMSMASFTAPQLYNVQTLTMEIVSARTSGNQALAATQATALTVVSIAFLVAMRWYQGRRVHRSLSKGHPSPRRSPGSALGKTLAGVGSLVLTVVLMAPVLVIVLVSFSVDSSWTTQVLPSEYTLDNYVRIFTDPHSLLPISVSLQMSLLATAAAILVGAATAWVVARWKLPGRSVLDVMIMLPWALPGTVIGVNLVTAFNEPNAGNLGLTLVGTLWILPVAYFVRFVPLVFRSTSASLDQMDPSLEEAARNLGAGPWRVLRTVTLPLVVRGVLAGALLAFVDGVGEYVASVIIYPPGLPPMSVEIYNRIYSSEFGSAAAYGTLQIVLILAVLVLSNRLGDGPRKKTAEATALPVA comes from the coding sequence ATGAGCGCTCCGACCACCACCCGTCCCATCGACGACCGGGCCGCTGCCCCGCCCGCCGCCTCCGGACGACGGAAGCTGTTCTCGCCCGAGAGCGACCGGTTCGTCTACGTGCTCGCGCTCCCGGTCGTCGCGGTCCTGTTGTTCTTCGTCGTCATCCCGATGGCGACCACCGCGGCGACCTCGGCCGACGGTGACGGTTTCGCGGCGAACTACGGCAGCCTGTTCGGCGGTGCCTCCGGTCGGGCGCTGCTGCTGTCGGTGGTCACGTCGCTGGCCTCGGTGGTGTTCTGCGGCGTCATCGGCACGCTGCTGGCCGTGTTGCTGCACCGGTTCGACTTTCCGGGGCGGCGACTGCTGTCGGTGTTCGCGATCCTGCCGATGGCGCTGCCGCCGCTGATCGGCGCGGTCTCCTTCGTCCTGCTGTACAGCGAGACCGGGATCGTGCCCCGGTCGCTGAACGAGCTCTTCGGCATCGCACCGTCGACCACCTCGGTGGGAGGCGTGGCCGGGGTGATCCTCGTGCACGCCTTCACCATGTACCCGTACTTCTACCTGTCGGTGTCCGCGGCACTGGCCGGGATGGACGGCTCGTTGGAGGAGGCGGCCACGAACCTCGGGGCGAGCCGGGCCAGGGTGTGGCGCACGGTGCTGCTGCCGATGCTCACCCCCGCGTTGGTCTCCGGCGCGCTGTTGACGTTCATGATGTCGATGGCGTCGTTCACGGCCCCGCAGCTGTACAATGTGCAGACCCTGACGATGGAGATCGTCTCCGCCCGCACCTCGGGCAATCAGGCGCTGGCGGCCACCCAGGCGACGGCGCTCACGGTAGTGTCGATCGCGTTCCTCGTGGCGATGCGCTGGTACCAGGGGCGCCGAGTGCACCGCAGTCTGTCGAAGGGCCACCCGAGCCCGCGTCGCTCCCCCGGCTCCGCGTTGGGCAAGACGCTGGCGGGCGTCGGGAGCCTGGTGCTCACCGTGGTGTTGATGGCGCCGGTGCTGGTGATCGTGCTCGTGTCGTTCTCGGTGGACAGCTCGTGGACGACCCAGGTGCTGCCCAGCGAGTACACACTCGACAACTACGTGCGGATCTTCACCGACCCCCACAGTCTGCTGCCCATCTCGGTGAGTCTGCAGATGAGCTTGCTGGCCACGGCGGCGGCGATTCTCGTCGGCGCGGCGACGGCGTGGGTGGTGGCCCGGTGGAAGCTGCCCGGTCGGTCCGTCCTCGACGTGATGATCATGCTCCCGTGGGCGTTGCCGGGCACGGTGATCGGTGTGAACCTCGTGACCGCGTTCAACGAGCCGAACGCGGGCAACCTCGGCCTGACCCTCGTCGGCACCCTGTGGATCCTGCCGGTCGCCTACTTCGTCCGGTTCGTTCCCCTGGTGTTCCGGTCGACGAGCGCCTCGCTCGACCAGATGGACCCGTCGCTGGAGGAAGCCGCCCGCAACCTGGGAGCCGGCCCGTGGCGCGTGCTGCGCACCGTGACCCTTCCGTTGGTGGTGCGCGGGGTGCTCGCCGGGGCGCTGCTGGCGTTCGTGGACGGCGTGGGCGAGTACGTCGCGTCGGTGATCATCTATCCGCCGGGACTGCCGCCGATGTCGGTGGAGATCTACAACCGGATCTACTCCTCCGAGTTCGGTAGCGCCGCCGCCTACGGCACGTTGCAGATCGTGTTGATCCTGGCCGTGCTCGTCCTGTCCAACCGGCTCGGCGACGGGCCGCGCAAGAAGACGGCCGAGGCCACCGCGCTTCCGGTGGCCTGA
- a CDS encoding ABC transporter ATP-binding protein — protein MIPVHLDRISKSYGSAAPVVHDVDIAISAGEFFTLLGPSGCGKSTTLRMIAGFVSPTSGRILFDGRDMTAVPPNKRGTGMVFQNYALFPHYNVAQNVAYGLVSRKVPKEERRRRVADALELVGLGGYAERRIDQLSGGQQQRVALARALVIEPAVLLLDEPLSNLDAKLREEMRTEIRRAQKKSGITSVYVTHDQGEAMAMSDRIAVFEAGKLHQVGTPREVYHHPASAFVARFIGRSNVLPGEVVGREGDRAAVKLGSGATVLAGHPEDLGVSTGEPVAVSVRPEHLAFTEAGEGIFDAVVRNIEFTGSSCQFDLLAGELELAVTAADRADLPRPGDRVGVRVEPERAWVVRP, from the coding sequence ATGATCCCCGTTCACCTCGACCGAATCAGCAAGAGCTACGGCTCGGCGGCACCCGTGGTGCACGACGTGGACATCGCCATTTCCGCCGGGGAGTTCTTCACCCTGCTCGGCCCGTCCGGGTGCGGAAAGTCCACGACGCTTCGCATGATCGCCGGATTCGTCTCGCCCACCAGCGGTCGCATCCTGTTCGACGGTCGTGACATGACGGCCGTCCCACCGAACAAGCGCGGCACCGGCATGGTGTTCCAGAACTACGCCCTGTTCCCGCACTACAACGTCGCCCAGAACGTCGCGTACGGGCTGGTGTCGCGGAAGGTGCCCAAGGAGGAACGCCGTCGTCGGGTCGCCGACGCCTTGGAGCTGGTCGGGCTCGGCGGCTACGCCGAGCGCCGGATCGACCAGCTCTCGGGTGGTCAGCAACAGCGAGTGGCGCTGGCCCGCGCGCTCGTGATCGAGCCCGCCGTGCTGCTGCTCGACGAGCCGCTGTCCAACTTGGACGCCAAGCTGCGAGAGGAGATGCGGACGGAGATCCGGCGAGCCCAGAAGAAGTCCGGCATCACCAGCGTCTACGTCACCCACGACCAGGGTGAGGCGATGGCAATGAGCGACCGCATCGCCGTGTTCGAGGCGGGAAAGCTGCACCAGGTCGGCACGCCCCGAGAGGTCTACCACCACCCGGCGTCGGCGTTCGTCGCCCGTTTCATCGGGCGCAGCAACGTGCTGCCCGGCGAGGTCGTCGGCCGAGAGGGCGACCGGGCGGCGGTGAAGTTGGGCAGCGGAGCGACGGTGCTGGCCGGACATCCCGAGGACCTCGGGGTCTCCACGGGCGAGCCGGTCGCCGTGTCGGTCCGCCCGGAGCACCTCGCGTTCACCGAGGCCGGTGAGGGGATCTTCGACGCCGTCGTGCGCAACATCGAGTTCACCGGGTCGAGCTGTCAGTTCGACCTGCTCGCCGGTGAGCTCGAACTGGCGGTCACCGCGGCCGATCGAGCCGACCTACCGCGTCCGGGGGACCGGGTGGGCGTGCGGGTGGAACCCGAACGTGCCTGGGTGGTGCGGCCATGA
- a CDS encoding extracellular solute-binding protein — translation MRRILTLLSGVLLLAGLTAGCGLQSAEDGGGLTIYTARDKGLAEKVVRDFEAAHPEYEGKVRLLTLGAQEAFERVSAEKGRPQADIWWGGTQQQFTLAAEQDLLAPAPEEVLDAVPERYRDAEGRWVGEMVLAEVIFYNENMLSPEEAPKDWDDLIKPEFKDKIIVRDVAASGTMRSIYSAMIARAGDTEAGYEWLRKLDANTKVYAANPTDLYLRIQREEAPVSVWNLQDVLLQQKDHDAPFKTVSAASGVPQLVDGIAKVKGGPNDKAADEFLKFLFQQDTQKHLAEEYYQLPTIELAEEPSWLAPLELTEMPVDWDLVSAKEKEWISYWSEHIKNKQ, via the coding sequence ATGCGTAGAATCCTGACCCTCCTCTCCGGCGTTTTGCTCCTCGCCGGACTCACCGCCGGCTGCGGACTCCAGTCCGCGGAGGACGGCGGCGGACTGACGATCTACACGGCCCGCGACAAGGGCCTCGCCGAGAAGGTGGTGCGGGACTTCGAAGCCGCGCATCCCGAGTACGAGGGCAAGGTCCGACTGCTGACCCTCGGCGCGCAGGAGGCGTTCGAGCGCGTCTCGGCCGAGAAGGGCCGCCCGCAGGCCGACATCTGGTGGGGCGGCACTCAGCAGCAGTTCACCCTCGCCGCGGAGCAGGACCTGCTCGCGCCCGCTCCCGAGGAGGTGCTCGACGCGGTCCCCGAGCGTTACCGTGACGCGGAGGGCCGTTGGGTGGGCGAGATGGTGCTCGCCGAGGTCATCTTCTACAACGAGAACATGCTCAGTCCCGAGGAGGCCCCGAAGGACTGGGACGACCTGATCAAGCCCGAGTTCAAGGACAAGATCATCGTCCGCGACGTGGCCGCCTCCGGCACCATGCGCAGCATCTACTCGGCGATGATCGCGCGGGCCGGCGACACCGAAGCCGGTTACGAGTGGCTGCGCAAGCTCGACGCCAACACCAAGGTCTACGCCGCCAACCCGACCGACCTGTACCTGCGGATCCAACGCGAGGAAGCGCCCGTGAGCGTGTGGAACCTGCAGGACGTGCTGCTGCAGCAGAAGGACCACGACGCCCCGTTCAAGACGGTCTCGGCGGCCTCGGGAGTCCCGCAGCTGGTCGACGGCATCGCCAAGGTCAAGGGTGGCCCCAACGACAAGGCCGCGGACGAGTTCCTGAAGTTTTTGTTCCAGCAGGACACCCAAAAGCACCTCGCCGAGGAGTACTACCAGCTCCCCACCATCGAGCTCGCGGAGGAGCCGAGCTGGCTCGCCCCGCTGGAGCTGACCGAGATGCCGGTGGACTGGGATCTGGTCTCCGCCAAGGAGAAGGAATGGATCTCCTACTGGAGCGAGCACATCAAGAACAAGCAGTGA
- a CDS encoding ROK family transcriptional regulator, giving the protein MSHPTDRSAPTGQEALRRIRTGAVLAALREHGPVSRTELAELTGYRPSSLTAIVRDLMATGHIVQVGTAGSSGGRRPRLLGFNPSAESLIALSLEGEQANAAVVDLAGELLSGHSRRVDPAEPLGDLVAVATEALDADPRPRPSRVVFSLPGVATEKGAVTLSPVLRALGEDSLAAMLSDKLGLPVQIENDVNLIALGERERGAATDVDDLVLVYIGYGIGAAVVSDGSLCRGAAGFAGEIGFLPTSLPPGPHTGDRGPFEQRWSVPGIGAALAELDGHESPDPITALAERSAEPAVASLRRRAIEAWAFAVVVCSCVTNPARVVLAGAAPRLGADGLAELRDLVRAAAPSAPEVVYAELGTRALNIGAVSPSLLSHAANPAQPSPRKSS; this is encoded by the coding sequence ATGTCTCACCCAACCGACCGGTCGGCGCCGACCGGGCAGGAGGCGTTACGCCGCATCCGAACCGGAGCAGTGCTGGCAGCGCTTCGGGAGCACGGCCCCGTCTCCCGGACGGAACTGGCCGAACTGACCGGCTACCGGCCGTCCTCGCTCACGGCGATCGTTCGGGACCTCATGGCCACCGGCCACATCGTTCAGGTCGGTACCGCGGGCTCGTCGGGTGGGCGACGTCCTCGTCTGCTGGGGTTCAATCCGTCCGCCGAGTCGCTGATCGCGCTCTCGCTCGAAGGTGAACAGGCCAACGCGGCCGTCGTCGATCTCGCCGGGGAACTGCTCAGCGGTCACAGCCGCCGGGTGGACCCGGCCGAACCCCTCGGCGATCTGGTCGCGGTCGCCACCGAAGCACTCGACGCGGACCCGCGACCTCGCCCCAGCCGGGTGGTGTTCTCCCTTCCCGGTGTCGCCACGGAAAAAGGAGCGGTCACCCTCTCCCCCGTGCTGCGTGCCCTCGGGGAGGACTCGCTGGCCGCGATGCTGTCCGACAAGCTGGGTCTGCCGGTGCAGATCGAGAACGACGTGAACCTCATCGCCCTGGGGGAACGGGAGCGCGGCGCGGCGACCGACGTGGACGACCTGGTGCTCGTCTACATCGGCTACGGCATCGGCGCCGCCGTGGTCAGCGACGGATCGCTGTGCCGGGGAGCGGCCGGTTTCGCGGGCGAGATCGGCTTCCTGCCCACGAGTCTTCCGCCCGGCCCGCACACCGGTGACCGCGGTCCCTTCGAGCAGCGGTGGAGCGTGCCGGGTATCGGCGCCGCACTGGCCGAACTGGACGGTCACGAAAGCCCCGACCCGATCACCGCGCTGGCGGAACGCAGTGCGGAGCCCGCCGTGGCCTCGCTGCGTCGCCGGGCCATCGAGGCGTGGGCTTTCGCCGTCGTCGTCTGCTCGTGCGTGACCAACCCCGCCCGCGTGGTGCTCGCCGGAGCCGCGCCCCGGCTCGGCGCCGACGGGCTCGCCGAACTTCGTGATCTCGTTCGGGCAGCGGCTCCCTCCGCTCCCGAAGTCGTCTACGCCGAACTCGGAACCAGGGCCCTGAACATCGGGGCCGTTTCCCCTTCCCTGTTGTCCCACGCTGCGAACCCCGCGCAGCCATCGCCACGAAAGAGCAGCTAG
- a CDS encoding SDR family NAD(P)-dependent oxidoreductase, translating to MSRSERLKDRVVLVFGGGGGEHGVSNGQAAAMTYAREGALVAVADLDPEAARRTVDAIRGEGGTALALTADVTDGDRVAEATRRTVEEFGPVDVLHNNVGATVLGDPVELSYERWRRAFALNVDGVFHACKHVLPGMVERGRGAIVNVSSIAALRHVGYPYPAYMASKAAVNQLTVSLALTYAPHGIRANAVAPGLIDTPLVRHQLASQATSLDDLLAARHAQSPTGRMGTPWDVANACLFLASDEAAYVNAVCLPVDGGLSMSCA from the coding sequence ATGTCGCGAAGTGAACGACTCAAGGACCGAGTGGTTCTCGTGTTCGGCGGCGGAGGCGGAGAACACGGCGTCAGCAACGGACAGGCCGCCGCCATGACCTACGCCCGCGAGGGCGCGCTGGTGGCCGTGGCCGACCTCGATCCCGAGGCCGCCCGGCGCACGGTCGACGCCATTCGCGGCGAGGGCGGCACGGCGCTGGCCCTCACCGCGGACGTCACCGACGGCGACCGGGTCGCCGAAGCCACCCGCCGAACCGTCGAGGAGTTCGGCCCGGTCGACGTCCTGCACAACAACGTGGGCGCGACCGTCCTCGGCGATCCCGTCGAGCTGAGCTACGAGCGGTGGCGGCGGGCGTTCGCGCTCAACGTCGACGGCGTGTTCCACGCCTGCAAGCACGTCCTGCCCGGCATGGTCGAGCGGGGCCGGGGCGCCATCGTGAACGTGTCGTCGATCGCCGCGCTGCGACACGTGGGCTACCCTTACCCCGCCTACATGGCCTCGAAGGCGGCCGTCAACCAGCTCACGGTGTCACTCGCACTCACCTACGCGCCTCACGGCATCCGCGCCAATGCCGTCGCACCGGGCCTCATCGACACTCCCCTGGTGCGCCACCAGTTGGCGTCGCAGGCGACCTCCCTCGACGACCTGCTCGCCGCGCGGCACGCGCAAAGCCCCACGGGACGCATGGGAACGCCGTGGGACGTCGCCAACGCGTGTCTGTTCCTCGCCTCCGACGAGGCCGCCTACGTCAACGCCGTCTGCCTGCCCGTGGACGGTGGATTGTCGATGTCCTGCGCGTAA
- a CDS encoding DctP family TRAP transporter solute-binding subunit, with translation MRSMRFLRGVAVLACLVLSACGSVTATPGGPVYTWTMTITVGESSTWYRAAQRFADTLKRESDGRMRLRVFTGEQLSAGDAVAGVEQLMNGDKDFSYNSTIIYAGIDPRFGAINAPFLYRDHEEADRAIEHGAREAYERLCAEFGVTMLGFGESGFRQLTNNVRPIRTPEDLDGIKIRIPGIGLFTDIYRSLGANPTTMNFSEVFTSLQQGTIEGQENPMDVISSSGLAEVQEYLTIWNYVYDPIILGMNQELYDSLDEDDRRIIREAAREANEFQIRANRQAEKSQIEEQSRLMELTELTEEQMDRFRRAVRPIYDEYADVWGPTLTKAVTPER, from the coding sequence ATGAGGTCGATGCGTTTCCTGCGCGGCGTCGCCGTGCTGGCCTGTCTCGTGCTGAGCGCGTGCGGGTCGGTCACTGCCACGCCGGGCGGGCCGGTCTACACCTGGACCATGACCATCACCGTCGGCGAGTCGTCGACGTGGTACCGGGCGGCACAACGTTTCGCCGACACGCTGAAGCGCGAATCGGACGGCCGGATGCGATTGCGCGTCTTCACCGGTGAGCAGCTCTCCGCGGGAGACGCCGTCGCGGGCGTCGAACAACTGATGAACGGCGACAAGGACTTCTCCTACAACTCCACGATCATCTACGCGGGCATCGACCCCCGCTTCGGCGCGATCAACGCCCCGTTCCTCTACCGGGACCACGAGGAAGCCGACCGGGCGATCGAACACGGCGCGCGCGAGGCGTACGAGCGACTGTGCGCCGAGTTCGGCGTCACGATGCTCGGGTTCGGGGAGAGCGGTTTCCGGCAGCTCACCAACAACGTCCGGCCGATTCGCACGCCGGAGGACCTCGACGGCATCAAGATCCGCATCCCCGGCATCGGACTGTTCACCGACATCTACCGGTCTCTCGGCGCCAACCCGACCACGATGAACTTCTCGGAGGTCTTCACCTCGTTGCAACAGGGGACCATCGAGGGGCAGGAGAACCCGATGGACGTCATCTCCTCCTCGGGACTGGCCGAGGTGCAGGAGTACCTGACGATCTGGAACTACGTGTACGACCCGATCATCCTCGGGATGAACCAGGAGCTCTACGACTCGCTCGACGAGGACGACCGGCGAATCATCCGGGAGGCGGCCCGCGAGGCGAACGAGTTCCAGATCCGGGCCAACCGGCAGGCCGAGAAGTCCCAGATCGAAGAACAGTCGCGGTTGATGGAGCTCACCGAACTCACCGAGGAGCAGATGGACCGGTTCCGGCGGGCCGTGCGCCCGATCTACGACGAGTACGCCGACGTCTGGGGCCCCACCCTGACGAAAGCCGTGACCCCGGAGCGCTGA
- a CDS encoding TRAP transporter small permease, with protein sequence MLSRRLALVENLLAAIPFAVVAVVAFVNVVSRYFFNASLAFTSELTVNLAVWMVMMGTVIGLREGAHLGFGALYDRTRGVTRTVFTIVVTVAVLAFLVVLLYFGLEMALRQAERGRVTPSIGIPQWVFTIALPIGALLGVYRTIRASRSGFGSSPVDRAPDEEADR encoded by the coding sequence GTGCTTTCCCGTCGTCTCGCGCTCGTCGAGAACCTGCTGGCCGCGATCCCCTTCGCCGTCGTGGCCGTGGTCGCCTTCGTCAACGTCGTCAGCCGGTACTTCTTCAACGCCTCCCTGGCCTTCACCTCCGAACTCACCGTCAACCTCGCCGTATGGATGGTCATGATGGGAACCGTCATCGGGCTGCGCGAAGGAGCGCACCTCGGTTTCGGTGCTCTCTACGACAGGACGCGCGGGGTGACCAGGACGGTGTTCACGATCGTCGTCACCGTCGCCGTGCTCGCCTTCCTCGTGGTGCTGTTGTACTTCGGACTGGAGATGGCGCTCCGACAAGCGGAACGAGGTCGAGTCACCCCGTCGATCGGGATTCCGCAGTGGGTGTTCACGATCGCGTTGCCGATCGGCGCTTTGCTCGGGGTATATCGGACGATCCGGGCGAGCCGTTCCGGATTCGGAAGCTCCCCGGTGGATCGGGCACCCGACGAGGAGGCGGACCGGTGA